From a region of the Aigarchaeota archaeon genome:
- the hisG gene encoding ATP phosphoribosyltransferase: MVKIKFAIPKGSLEKNTFELLEKAMYRLHGQERTYRPVINDPEIELKILRPQEIPIFVAEGSQDLGITGIDWIRETNADVEVLMDLEYGRVKLVVALPESIGFNSLPELFERYWKEGKIVRISTEYLNISAQHVKNYDIYRKWFKDEEPLVITPWWKRGTNRFVSIFLSFGATEAKPPEDADAIIDVIETGRTLEQNNLRPVEVILESSAVLIANKKSLNMPDKREKILDVMTMLKGVIDGGKKLHIFVNVKEENLEQLLSSLPALKKPTISPLSMKGWYSVNTIVNKQEFLKLLPVLRRLAQGLVVHEPQLILPLEDIPR, from the coding sequence ATGGTCAAAATAAAGTTTGCTATACCAAAAGGTTCGCTCGAAAAGAACACGTTCGAGTTGCTAGAAAAGGCTATGTACAGATTACATGGTCAAGAGAGGACATACCGACCAGTGATTAACGATCCGGAAATCGAACTTAAAATATTAAGGCCCCAAGAGATTCCGATATTTGTCGCCGAAGGTTCTCAGGATCTAGGTATAACTGGCATTGACTGGATACGTGAGACTAACGCGGACGTTGAGGTTTTAATGGATTTAGAGTACGGTAGGGTTAAGCTTGTCGTAGCCCTTCCCGAAAGCATAGGCTTCAACTCATTACCTGAGCTCTTTGAACGTTATTGGAAAGAGGGCAAGATCGTAAGGATATCGACCGAATACCTGAATATATCGGCACAACATGTAAAGAACTACGACATTTACAGGAAATGGTTTAAAGATGAGGAACCACTCGTCATAACACCCTGGTGGAAAAGAGGAACAAATCGATTTGTTAGCATATTCTTGTCGTTTGGTGCTACTGAGGCGAAACCACCCGAGGATGCGGATGCTATAATCGACGTCATTGAGACTGGTAGAACCCTTGAGCAGAACAACCTAAGACCGGTGGAAGTGATACTAGAATCGTCAGCAGTTTTGATAGCCAACAAAAAGTCCTTAAACATGCCGGATAAGCGTGAAAAGATACTTGACGTCATGACGATGTTGAAAGGCGTAATCGATGGTGGGAAGAAACTACATATATTCGTTAACGTAAAGGAGGAGAACCTTGAGCAACTTCTTAGCAGCCTTCCGGCTTTGAAGAAACCGACCATAAGTCCGCTGTCTATGAAGGGTTGGTACTCAGTAAACACTATCGTCAACAAACAAGAATTCCTCAAACTGCTACCAGTACTGAGAAGGTTAGCACAAGGACTTGTCGTCCACGAGCCCCAGTTGATACTCCCGCTAGAAGACATCCCGCGTTGA
- the hisC gene encoding histidinol-phosphate transaminase, with the protein MRGRNPKAWLKNALKRLKMLEPYTFPEIWDNRFGCHEPLIKLDANENYFVPKELIAKALQEAASEVDLRFYPVVEYKQLMDALAERLNVPRECIVLGSGSSQLIDAIIYSFAKPNVKVTSLKPSFSLYRMRSKVHGAKFVEVPLNEDLSMDSKKLLKAAGNSGVIFICSPNNPTGNQFSKESILSVVESFPGLIVLDEAYVDFADFSLITKAVEYQNLVVLRSFSKTYGLAGGRLGYLVANAELAELLRSRVLRPYSVSSVTLRVALKLLENYDALLPCIEKLKDERKTFQQKLNALNGVKAFDSKANFILINVLGDDGTLRDKLASRGIYIRKIGKIFAEGFAYRITVGLPEMNNKLIEELKVLI; encoded by the coding sequence ATGAGAGGAAGGAATCCTAAAGCTTGGTTAAAGAATGCACTGAAGAGGTTAAAGATGCTTGAGCCCTACACGTTTCCCGAGATATGGGACAATAGATTTGGGTGTCATGAACCCCTAATAAAACTCGATGCGAACGAAAATTACTTCGTCCCGAAAGAGCTTATTGCAAAAGCATTGCAAGAGGCAGCCTCTGAAGTAGACCTTAGGTTTTACCCAGTAGTCGAATACAAGCAGCTAATGGACGCTCTTGCGGAAAGGCTGAATGTACCCCGCGAGTGTATTGTGCTCGGGAGCGGTAGCAGTCAACTTATTGACGCTATCATTTACTCTTTTGCGAAACCAAACGTTAAGGTGACGTCGTTGAAGCCGTCTTTCTCGCTATATCGTATGAGGTCAAAAGTACATGGTGCGAAGTTTGTTGAAGTACCGCTGAATGAGGATCTATCGATGGACAGTAAAAAACTACTCAAGGCTGCAGGAAACTCGGGCGTGATCTTTATATGCTCACCGAACAACCCCACTGGCAACCAGTTTTCAAAAGAATCTATTCTTAGCGTAGTGGAATCTTTTCCGGGACTTATTGTTCTCGACGAGGCTTATGTAGACTTTGCGGATTTTTCGCTTATAACAAAGGCCGTAGAGTATCAAAACTTAGTGGTTCTTAGAAGCTTTTCAAAAACCTATGGTCTCGCGGGCGGAAGGCTCGGATATCTAGTAGCGAACGCTGAGCTGGCAGAACTTTTAAGAAGTAGGGTGCTTCGACCGTACAGCGTTTCTAGCGTTACGCTTAGGGTTGCCTTAAAGTTACTCGAGAATTATGACGCATTATTGCCTTGCATCGAAAAGTTAAAAGATGAAAGGAAAACATTTCAGCAAAAACTGAATGCCCTAAACGGTGTTAAGGCTTTTGACTCCAAAGCCAACTTCATACTCATTAACGTACTAGGCGACGATGGCACATTAAGAGATAAACTAGCGTCGAGAGGAATCTACATACGAAAGATTGGCAAGATTTTTGCCGAAGGTTTTGCGTACAGGATAACCGTAGGCCTGCCGGAAATGAACAACAAATTGATCGAGGAGCTGAAGGTGTTGATATGA
- a CDS encoding HAD-IA family hydrolase, translating into MSESAYNKLEINGKHVIIKEGIKESLAKVDAIIFDCDGVLIDISDSYNKAIHKTVEYLFSIMSVDADGHITTDAQIEALRICGGFNNDWDTTYVLSEWTFLNMPKEWTKYFSNVMNNLEVSGSLIDVVNMVSNSFKKARFRVSLREQQVKFVEMLKGIMKTKTKAHLDRYDIDVMMDAIAAEKELTKELLQFRMFLGYPGNFGECLLVTVFDELFYGLEGVEAVYNMKPFFFNGPGLFQNERPLIEEETLIKLQRIVGHSKLTIASGRDRWSAKRVLGKLFEYFDQEAAVFLADEVRLIGPEAQKVGKPDPYSLLKAVSYLLPKRNVLYVGDSAEDLLMAKNANESMNRFVFAGVYASSNAPELKIEYFMEKGADIIIPSVNELPHLFTYSEGGCVWKEGQR; encoded by the coding sequence ATGAGCGAATCGGCTTATAATAAGTTAGAGATAAACGGTAAGCACGTCATTATAAAAGAAGGAATTAAAGAATCCTTGGCAAAAGTTGATGCCATAATCTTCGATTGCGATGGAGTTCTCATAGACATTAGCGATTCATACAACAAGGCTATACATAAAACGGTGGAGTACCTCTTCTCAATAATGTCGGTAGATGCTGATGGACACATCACGACAGATGCCCAGATTGAGGCCCTCAGAATATGCGGTGGTTTTAACAACGATTGGGATACGACGTACGTGTTAAGCGAGTGGACGTTTCTGAACATGCCTAAAGAATGGACTAAGTACTTTTCCAATGTGATGAACAATTTAGAAGTAAGCGGATCGTTAATCGATGTAGTGAATATGGTATCAAATAGCTTTAAGAAGGCTAGATTTAGAGTATCTCTTCGTGAGCAACAAGTCAAGTTCGTAGAAATGCTCAAGGGAATTATGAAGACCAAAACCAAAGCCCATCTTGACCGATACGACATTGACGTAATGATGGACGCGATTGCTGCCGAAAAAGAACTCACGAAAGAACTCCTCCAGTTTAGGATGTTTCTGGGCTATCCAGGAAACTTCGGAGAATGTCTTCTGGTAACGGTCTTCGACGAGCTTTTTTACGGTTTGGAAGGCGTTGAGGCAGTATACAACATGAAGCCGTTTTTCTTTAACGGCCCAGGTCTCTTCCAGAATGAGAGACCGTTAATCGAGGAGGAGACTTTAATAAAACTACAGAGAATAGTCGGTCATTCCAAACTGACGATAGCCTCCGGTAGGGATAGGTGGTCAGCGAAGAGAGTTTTGGGAAAGTTGTTCGAATATTTCGACCAAGAGGCGGCCGTGTTCTTGGCTGATGAGGTCCGGCTTATAGGTCCGGAGGCTCAGAAGGTGGGAAAACCAGACCCTTATTCTCTATTAAAAGCAGTGTCCTACTTACTACCGAAGAGGAATGTTTTATACGTTGGCGACTCAGCAGAAGATCTGCTAATGGCAAAAAATGCTAACGAGTCGATGAATAGGTTCGTGTTTGCTGGTGTATATGCGAGCAGCAACGCACCAGAATTAAAGATCGAGTATTTTATGGAAAAAGGCGCAGACATCATAATACCTAGTGTGAATGAGCTCCCACACCTTTTTACTTACAGTGAGGGAGGATGTGTATGGAAAGAAGGGCAACGATAG
- the hisB gene encoding imidazoleglycerol-phosphate dehydratase HisB, whose product MERRATIERRTLESNIFVDVLLDGHGAVKSKTGIKFLDHMIATLAMHSTMDLVVEATGDLTHHTVEDVAITLGSAISKALDGREGIKRFGYAIIPMDDALAVVSIDLVKRPYAVVKLKIDGPQIEDVAKEDIYHFFRSLTFSLEATMHMLVLYGENDHHKVEAATKALAISLKQATSFDERIKRASVKGTL is encoded by the coding sequence ATGGAAAGAAGGGCAACGATAGAAAGAAGAACGCTGGAGTCAAATATTTTTGTGGATGTGCTATTGGATGGACATGGAGCCGTAAAATCTAAAACCGGTATAAAATTCCTCGATCACATGATAGCGACTCTGGCGATGCATAGTACGATGGACTTAGTTGTGGAAGCGACGGGCGACCTCACACATCACACAGTCGAAGACGTTGCCATAACCCTTGGCTCTGCCATCTCAAAGGCATTAGATGGAAGAGAAGGTATCAAAAGATTTGGTTACGCTATAATACCCATGGACGATGCCCTGGCAGTGGTAAGCATTGACTTAGTCAAAAGACCATACGCTGTCGTGAAGCTCAAGATAGACGGTCCGCAGATAGAGGATGTTGCAAAAGAAGATATCTATCACTTCTTCAGGTCGCTCACGTTCTCGCTTGAAGCTACGATGCATATGCTAGTGCTCTATGGTGAGAACGACCATCATAAGGTCGAGGCGGCCACAAAAGCGTTAGCCATATCTCTGAAACAAGCTACGTCTTTCGACGAAAGAATAAAAAGAGCTAGTGTGAAGGGAACGCTTTGA
- the hisH gene encoding imidazole glycerol phosphate synthase subunit HisH: MRILILDYGVGNLYSIRHSLIKVGANPEISSEIRTPLDALILPGVGNFTAASKILKTLKHTLEELKESGLPILGICLGMQLFFEFSEEGNAQGLGFLKGNVVRFPKNVKVPQIGWNIVKVKSYHEIVDGLSEEFWAYFIHSYYPQPKDASTIVAETEYYVRFPSIVAKGNVVGTQFHPEKSSIDGFALLKNFLRMCRV, from the coding sequence TTGAGGATATTGATATTAGATTACGGTGTAGGGAACCTCTACAGCATAAGGCACAGCTTGATTAAGGTCGGCGCCAATCCGGAGATATCGTCCGAAATAAGAACGCCTTTAGATGCTTTGATACTGCCTGGTGTTGGCAATTTCACTGCAGCATCTAAAATACTTAAGACACTAAAACACACACTTGAAGAATTGAAGGAATCCGGTCTACCTATTCTAGGAATTTGCTTGGGCATGCAACTATTTTTCGAATTTAGCGAGGAGGGAAACGCCCAAGGGCTTGGTTTCTTGAAAGGAAACGTTGTTAGGTTCCCCAAAAACGTTAAAGTGCCTCAAATAGGCTGGAATATTGTAAAGGTCAAATCTTACCATGAAATCGTCGACGGTTTAAGTGAAGAATTTTGGGCTTACTTCATACACTCATATTATCCGCAACCGAAAGATGCATCAACGATAGTAGCAGAAACAGAATATTATGTAAGATTTCCTTCAATTGTGGCAAAAGGGAACGTCGTCGGAACACAATTCCATCCGGAGAAATCCTCGATTGATGGTTTTGCACTGCTGAAAAATTTCCTTAGAATGTGCAGGGTGTGA
- the hisA gene encoding 1-(5-phosphoribosyl)-5-[(5-phosphoribosylamino)methylideneamino]imidazole-4-carboxamide isomerase — protein MEVWASVDIISGKVVRLVRGDPNQVIVYSNDPVSVARRWEQIGFDGIHIVDLDAALGRGNNFDHIKKIAESVDLPIQVGGGLRSIEVLYNYMNAGVSRFVLGTVVFKKPEVFNELLEKFGPEKFVIALDFRGDSVVVEGWRSDTGTKVVDAMLWLMDKGVRSFLLTDVERDGTLLGPSLKTIMEAVSVKGALIYAAGGISSVNDVVTLGRLGVKGVILGRAIYEGMINVGDLISIVRGL, from the coding sequence ATGGAAGTGTGGGCATCGGTTGATATAATCTCGGGTAAGGTTGTTCGACTCGTTAGAGGTGACCCAAACCAAGTAATAGTTTACAGCAACGACCCAGTCTCTGTGGCACGGAGATGGGAACAGATTGGATTTGATGGTATTCACATCGTCGACCTTGATGCCGCCTTGGGAAGAGGCAACAACTTCGATCATATTAAAAAAATTGCTGAAAGTGTTGACTTACCGATACAGGTCGGTGGTGGATTACGTAGCATTGAAGTATTGTATAATTATATGAATGCAGGCGTAAGTAGGTTTGTGCTAGGCACCGTGGTTTTTAAAAAACCAGAAGTCTTTAACGAACTACTAGAAAAGTTCGGGCCGGAAAAGTTCGTCATCGCTTTGGATTTTAGGGGCGATAGCGTCGTGGTTGAGGGCTGGAGAAGTGATACAGGTACTAAGGTAGTGGATGCCATGCTTTGGTTAATGGACAAAGGTGTTAGGTCGTTCTTGTTGACGGACGTTGAGAGGGATGGAACGTTGTTAGGTCCGAGCCTGAAAACGATAATGGAAGCGGTGAGTGTGAAAGGCGCTCTAATATATGCGGCTGGTGGAATCTCTTCTGTTAATGACGTAGTTACCCTCGGTAGGTTAGGTGTAAAGGGCGTAATACTTGGAAGGGCAATATATGAAGGAATGATCAACGTAGGAGATCTTATATCGATAGTAAGGGGGCTTTAG
- the hisF gene encoding imidazole glycerol phosphate synthase subunit HisF — MLAKRIIPCLDMDHGRVLKGRKFVGLRDVGDPVELALKYRNEGADELVLLDITASVEKRRILLDVVRRVAEVLDIPFTVGGGIRTTEDAHDILTNGGDRVAVNTAAVENPEFVKELSDIYGSQCVVVAIDAKRVYTKDGLRFEVYTYGGRKSTGIDAIEWAKNVEKLGAGEILLTSIDMDGTKDGYDLTLIRAISNSVSIPVIASGGCGRPEHFLEAFEAGADAALAASIFHYDEYPIPFIKKYLKERGVHVRL, encoded by the coding sequence ATGCTGGCAAAGCGGATAATACCCTGTCTTGATATGGACCATGGGCGAGTGTTAAAGGGCAGGAAGTTTGTGGGACTCAGAGACGTAGGGGACCCCGTCGAGCTCGCTCTTAAGTACAGGAATGAAGGAGCGGACGAGCTCGTATTATTGGACATAACGGCCTCTGTCGAAAAAAGAAGGATATTGTTAGACGTGGTTAGAAGGGTTGCTGAGGTGCTTGACATACCTTTTACCGTAGGTGGTGGTATAAGGACGACCGAAGATGCGCATGACATCTTGACTAACGGTGGCGATAGGGTGGCCGTTAACACAGCAGCCGTAGAGAACCCAGAGTTCGTAAAAGAGCTTTCAGACATTTACGGTAGTCAGTGCGTCGTCGTCGCTATAGATGCAAAAAGGGTCTACACCAAAGACGGCTTGCGTTTTGAGGTCTACACGTATGGTGGTAGAAAATCTACCGGTATCGATGCGATAGAATGGGCAAAAAATGTAGAGAAATTAGGAGCCGGTGAGATTTTGCTAACATCGATTGATATGGATGGTACGAAAGATGGTTACGACCTCACACTAATACGTGCGATATCAAATAGCGTCTCGATACCGGTCATCGCAAGCGGTGGATGTGGAAGGCCTGAGCACTTTCTTGAGGCATTCGAGGCTGGTGCAGATGCTGCCCTTGCTGCTTCTATATTTCACTATGACGAGTATCCAATCCCCTTCATAAAAAAGTATCTCAAAGAAAGGGGAGTGCATGTAAGACTATGA
- the hisI gene encoding phosphoribosyl-AMP cyclohydrolase has protein sequence MKHVRIDELDFEKSGGLIPVVAYDRRTGEVLMLAYANKEAVKRTLTSGYAHYFSRSRNTIWMKGETSGNIQRVIEVLVDCDNDSLIYVVEQEGVACHTGNRTCFFRKLVP, from the coding sequence ATGAAGCATGTGAGGATTGATGAGTTGGATTTTGAGAAATCCGGAGGACTTATCCCTGTGGTAGCATACGATAGAAGGACGGGTGAAGTATTGATGCTTGCTTATGCCAACAAGGAAGCTGTCAAGAGGACACTCACGTCTGGTTACGCGCATTACTTTAGCAGGTCAAGAAATACGATCTGGATGAAGGGTGAGACATCTGGTAACATACAAAGGGTTATCGAAGTTCTAGTGGATTGCGATAATGACTCGTTAATTTATGTAGTCGAGCAGGAAGGTGTCGCATGCCATACCGGAAACAGAACCTGTTTTTTCAGGAAACTCGTCCCTTAA
- a CDS encoding molybdopterin molybdotransferase MoeA produces the protein MRKRMKGFPALVSFKESKQKLAEIIKYRIIETVDVTLEDALNMVCAEDVLAPTDCPEFDRSAVDGYAVIAEDTFGSSPSNPVELKLVGRAHAGMKPSDIPKIDRGETVEIYTGAPLPEGANAVVMVEHTNKLDNSIEVLYPVSPYQNVSKRGEDYKKGDIVIKKGTRIRPWHIAALAELNISRVKVLRKPRIAVLSTGSELVEVGSELNVGNVVNSSKPMLKSLLKETGCEVLDLGTVPDDLEMIKESIRKGLRMADAIIITGGTSVGELDLVPEAINSLGKPGLVVHGIMMRPAKTTGFGVIDNKPIFMLSGLPVAALVGFQNFIKPSIQMMLGLPDELKLMLRGKLTRRIANPHGVRSFIRVRVVRKDDNYYVEPLVLTGSGLVSTLTKANGILVIPENVEGYDEGEEVEVELLQPIETSIGDCNGLDIS, from the coding sequence ATGCGTAAACGTATGAAAGGTTTTCCGGCACTCGTCAGCTTTAAAGAGAGTAAACAAAAGCTGGCTGAGATCATTAAATATCGTATAATTGAAACGGTTGATGTTACGCTAGAGGACGCATTGAACATGGTGTGTGCCGAGGACGTACTCGCACCTACTGACTGTCCAGAGTTTGACAGAAGTGCCGTCGACGGTTATGCAGTTATCGCAGAAGATACGTTTGGCTCGTCTCCAAGTAACCCTGTCGAGTTAAAGCTTGTAGGTAGGGCTCACGCTGGAATGAAGCCATCTGACATACCAAAGATTGATAGAGGAGAGACCGTCGAGATATACACGGGCGCACCTTTACCAGAAGGCGCGAATGCCGTCGTTATGGTCGAACATACCAACAAACTAGATAACTCTATTGAGGTGTTGTATCCTGTTTCACCGTACCAGAACGTATCAAAGAGGGGCGAGGATTACAAAAAAGGTGATATAGTGATCAAGAAAGGCACGAGAATAAGACCATGGCATATCGCTGCACTTGCCGAGTTAAATATTTCAAGAGTAAAGGTGTTGCGTAAACCAAGAATAGCCGTCCTGTCGACTGGTAGCGAACTGGTCGAAGTGGGCTCGGAGCTTAATGTGGGTAATGTTGTGAACAGTTCAAAACCGATGCTCAAGAGTCTTTTAAAAGAAACTGGCTGTGAGGTGTTGGATTTAGGAACAGTTCCAGACGATTTGGAGATGATAAAAGAATCTATACGAAAAGGATTGAGAATGGCCGATGCTATTATAATTACAGGGGGTACAAGTGTCGGTGAGCTAGACCTCGTCCCTGAAGCAATAAACTCTCTAGGCAAACCGGGACTCGTGGTCCATGGCATAATGATGAGACCAGCAAAGACTACTGGATTCGGTGTAATAGATAACAAGCCGATTTTCATGCTCTCTGGTCTACCTGTGGCAGCGCTAGTAGGTTTTCAGAACTTCATAAAGCCCTCAATCCAGATGATGTTAGGATTGCCCGACGAACTCAAACTCATGCTAAGAGGAAAGCTAACCAGAAGGATTGCTAATCCACATGGTGTAAGGTCCTTTATTAGGGTCAGGGTCGTAAGAAAAGATGACAACTATTATGTCGAACCGCTTGTGCTTACAGGCTCAGGGCTTGTTTCAACACTTACAAAAGCCAATGGTATATTAGTGATTCCAGAAAACGTTGAAGGCTACGATGAGGGTGAGGAAGTCGAGGTCGAATTGCTTCAACCTATAGAGACTTCCATAGGTGATTGCAATGGTCTTGATATTTCATAG
- a CDS encoding molybdopterin biosynthesis protein, giving the protein MVLIFHRMVSIEEALNLVEESLGHIGPVGVEEVGLLEALGRVLAEDVYAKIDSPPFDRSTVDGYAVDAKDVYGASELEPVCLIVSGKAEVGSIPTAEAGNGRCVETATGAPLARGANAVVMVEYTKRVDDRLYVYRPVTPGENVSQTGSDITAGDVVIRKGKIISPSDIAVLAALGYESVKVYRKPRIAVLSTGNELVEPGQPLSQGKVYDVNGYAITAMLKEAGANADFLGIVPDDYQMIKQSIEQALRHYDAVITSGSTSAGFGDVIYKVFAEHGAVIVHGLKLRPGKPTVMAVSQGKLLIGLPGFPLSSMMVFMNVARPLISKMCGIKDGETHVLVKAKMAYRMDAGKGVRELIPVQLVETEEGLVAYPIVLGSGSASAIAIADGFVEIPEDKQYVEEYEVVNVKLLSPSFRPSPLNIIGSHCPGIEVLLQTSGLTTSKIVNVGSLGGWRALKRGEADVCGTHLLDEETGKYNIHIPKKMGLEGLVEIYRGYTRRVGLLVKKNNPKNIRSMMDLIRKDVVFINRVKGSGARALIDKLLREDGITRPEDTIKGYTYEAKTHTAVASAIAQGRADVGVAIEYVADIYGLDFIPLGEEVFDFAIRKDRLKKAAVRKFIETLSSETFHSNLLSLRGYALLPETGQKVYG; this is encoded by the coding sequence ATGGTCTTGATATTTCATAGAATGGTTTCTATTGAAGAGGCTTTAAACCTCGTCGAAGAGAGTCTTGGACATATAGGGCCCGTTGGTGTAGAAGAAGTAGGTTTACTTGAAGCGCTTGGACGCGTGCTTGCAGAAGATGTATATGCAAAAATAGATTCGCCACCCTTTGATAGGTCTACTGTGGATGGTTACGCGGTCGATGCAAAAGATGTTTATGGTGCTAGTGAGTTAGAGCCCGTATGCTTAATTGTGTCCGGTAAGGCCGAGGTCGGTTCTATACCTACCGCCGAGGCTGGTAATGGGCGTTGTGTGGAAACAGCAACGGGCGCTCCATTAGCTAGAGGCGCAAATGCTGTAGTCATGGTGGAGTATACAAAGCGTGTGGACGACAGGCTTTACGTATACAGACCTGTAACTCCGGGTGAAAACGTCTCTCAAACTGGCTCGGATATAACAGCAGGTGACGTGGTGATAAGAAAGGGTAAGATAATTTCACCGAGTGACATAGCAGTACTGGCAGCATTGGGTTACGAATCCGTTAAGGTTTATCGTAAGCCAAGAATCGCGGTCTTATCAACCGGTAACGAGCTCGTTGAACCGGGCCAACCTTTATCACAAGGAAAGGTCTACGACGTAAATGGTTATGCGATAACGGCCATGCTAAAAGAAGCTGGCGCTAATGCTGATTTCCTCGGAATAGTCCCTGATGATTACCAGATGATAAAACAAAGCATAGAGCAAGCGCTTCGGCATTACGATGCCGTAATTACATCCGGAAGCACATCTGCCGGATTCGGTGATGTGATATACAAAGTATTCGCAGAACACGGAGCTGTTATCGTTCATGGTCTTAAGTTGAGGCCCGGCAAACCGACCGTTATGGCCGTTAGTCAAGGGAAACTTCTCATTGGTCTTCCGGGATTTCCGTTATCTTCCATGATGGTATTCATGAATGTAGCGAGACCGCTCATCTCAAAAATGTGTGGAATAAAGGACGGTGAAACTCATGTACTCGTAAAGGCTAAGATGGCCTATAGAATGGATGCCGGAAAAGGTGTCAGAGAGCTCATACCCGTTCAACTAGTTGAGACCGAAGAAGGCTTGGTTGCTTACCCGATAGTTTTGGGCTCTGGCTCTGCTTCTGCGATTGCAATAGCAGACGGATTTGTCGAGATCCCTGAGGATAAACAGTACGTTGAAGAGTATGAGGTCGTTAACGTTAAATTATTAAGCCCATCGTTTAGGCCCTCACCGCTCAATATAATAGGTAGCCACTGTCCGGGGATAGAAGTGCTCTTACAAACTTCTGGCTTAACGACGTCTAAAATAGTGAACGTCGGTTCACTTGGTGGTTGGAGAGCGTTAAAGAGAGGTGAAGCAGACGTTTGCGGCACACATTTACTTGATGAAGAGACCGGTAAGTACAACATACACATACCAAAGAAGATGGGACTAGAGGGGCTCGTGGAAATATACAGAGGGTATACGCGCAGAGTAGGGTTGCTTGTCAAGAAAAATAATCCTAAAAATATTCGCTCTATGATGGACTTAATAAGGAAGGATGTGGTATTCATTAATAGAGTAAAAGGCTCGGGCGCTAGAGCACTCATAGATAAATTGCTCAGGGAAGACGGTATAACTAGGCCCGAAGATACCATAAAGGGCTACACGTACGAGGCGAAGACGCATACGGCAGTAGCATCAGCCATCGCACAAGGCAGGGCCGACGTAGGCGTTGCAATAGAATACGTTGCAGACATTTACGGTCTGGATTTTATACCGCTGGGCGAGGAGGTTTTCGATTTTGCTATAAGGAAAGATAGGCTGAAAAAGGCAGCGGTAAGAAAGTTTATAGAAACATTATCCAGTGAGACCTTTCATTCAAACCTTCTGTCCCTGAGAGGTTATGCTCTGCTTCCGGAAACAGGGCAAAAAGTGTACGGATGA
- a CDS encoding MoaD family protein: MKIIVRAFATIRESLGTGYVEILLEDGSDVRTLLKTLTKKFGDVFRNQVLVNEEKLAPYVKVLVNGRDIEYLSGMGTKLKDGDEVAIIPPVAGG, translated from the coding sequence ATGAAAATAATCGTAAGAGCTTTTGCGACAATAAGGGAGTCATTAGGTACAGGTTATGTTGAAATTTTACTCGAAGATGGAAGTGACGTACGAACATTATTGAAAACTTTAACGAAAAAATTTGGAGATGTTTTTCGAAATCAGGTCTTAGTAAACGAAGAAAAGCTAGCACCGTACGTGAAGGTGCTGGTTAACGGAAGGGATATAGAATATCTCAGTGGTATGGGAACTAAGCTGAAAGACGGTGATGAAGTCGCAATAATTCCACCAGTAGCCGGTGGCTAA